One genomic segment of Natronospira proteinivora includes these proteins:
- a CDS encoding MlaD family protein — protein METRSNHTLIGLFVVIFTVAAVALGLWIAGELRQGETRHYTVYLEESVSGLGENSRVLFQGVPVGRVSELALDPDNPSRVRLTLEIEADVPIRTDTRAVLRTQGAMGSMRLELESGEADAAPLETPEGEPYPVIQSRPSFWARVDGSVDEGLAAVDTAARQLTRLLSDDNIDALAETLHHLETFSGTLARNSEEMDRVLAGAADMAEAGELLADRLPETLDRLDAALLGVERFSDSVERAADDVSRLAGEGEQTLDIVNRHTLREMDALLRQLQQLSDRMSRLSEQLSDEPNQLLFGPPRREPGPGEQ, from the coding sequence ATGGAAACACGCAGCAACCATACCCTGATCGGCCTGTTCGTGGTGATTTTCACCGTAGCGGCAGTGGCCCTGGGGCTCTGGATTGCCGGGGAACTTCGCCAGGGTGAAACCCGGCACTACACGGTCTATCTGGAGGAGTCGGTCTCCGGCCTGGGGGAGAACTCCCGGGTGCTTTTCCAAGGGGTGCCGGTGGGTCGGGTGAGCGAGCTGGCCCTGGACCCGGATAACCCCAGCCGAGTGCGTTTGACGCTGGAGATCGAGGCGGATGTGCCCATCCGCACCGATACCCGGGCGGTGCTCAGAACCCAGGGGGCCATGGGAAGCATGCGCCTGGAGCTGGAATCCGGTGAAGCGGATGCCGCGCCCCTTGAGACGCCGGAGGGTGAACCCTATCCGGTGATCCAGTCCCGTCCCTCCTTCTGGGCGCGGGTGGATGGCAGTGTGGATGAAGGTCTGGCGGCGGTGGATACCGCAGCCCGCCAGCTCACCCGCCTGCTGAGTGATGACAATATCGATGCCCTGGCCGAGACCCTGCATCATCTGGAGACCTTCAGCGGTACTCTGGCCCGCAACAGTGAAGAGATGGATCGGGTGCTGGCGGGGGCGGCGGATATGGCCGAAGCCGGGGAATTGCTGGCCGATCGTCTGCCCGAGACCCTGGATCGACTGGATGCCGCCCTGCTGGGCGTGGAGCGTTTCAGTGATTCCGTGGAGCGAGCGGCGGATGATGTCTCCCGCCTGGCTGGAGAAGGTGAACAGACCCTGGATATCGTCAATCGCCATACCTTGCGGGAGATGGATGCCTTGTTGCGTCAGCTCCAGCAGCTGAGTGATCGCATGAGCCGCCTGAGCGAACAGCTGTCCGACGAACCCAATCAATTGTTGTTCGGTCCACCTCGCCGGGAACCGGGCCCGGGTGAACAATAA
- a CDS encoding ABC transporter ATP-binding protein, translating into MDENTAVIQVRGLVNQFGNHRVHDGLDLDVWQGETLGLVGGSGTGKTVLLRTLLALHQPTAGSVKLMGQGMIGVDEARLRARRQQIGMLFQNGALFGGLTILENVALPLREHTRLSSAVIEELALIKLRMAGLGPEVAGRYSNELSGGMIRRASLARALIMDPALLILDEPTAGLDPINAAAFDDLILELSDLLGLTVLMVTHDLDALWQVTDRVVYLGQGRVLETGPIARLSQSEQPEVARYFSDRRRPKEA; encoded by the coding sequence ATGGATGAGAATACAGCGGTGATTCAGGTACGGGGGCTGGTGAACCAGTTCGGTAACCATCGTGTTCACGATGGTCTGGATCTGGACGTCTGGCAGGGAGAGACCCTGGGGCTGGTGGGTGGCAGCGGCACCGGCAAGACCGTGCTGCTTCGTACTCTGTTGGCTTTGCATCAGCCCACCGCCGGCAGCGTCAAGCTGATGGGCCAGGGAATGATCGGCGTCGATGAGGCCCGGCTGCGTGCTCGCCGCCAGCAGATCGGCATGCTGTTTCAGAACGGTGCCCTGTTCGGCGGTTTGACCATACTGGAGAATGTGGCTTTGCCATTGCGGGAGCACACCCGGCTGTCTTCTGCGGTGATTGAGGAACTGGCCTTGATCAAGTTGCGCATGGCGGGCCTCGGACCGGAGGTGGCCGGGCGCTATAGTAATGAGTTGAGCGGCGGCATGATTCGCCGGGCCTCGCTGGCCCGGGCCCTGATCATGGATCCGGCCCTGTTGATCCTGGATGAGCCCACCGCGGGCCTGGATCCGATTAATGCTGCAGCCTTTGATGATTTGATTCTGGAGTTGAGCGACCTGCTGGGTCTTACCGTGCTCATGGTGACCCATGACCTGGATGCCCTCTGGCAGGTGACCGACCGGGTGGTTTATCTGGGGCAGGGAAGGGTTCTGGAAACCGGGCCCATTGCCCGTCTGAGTCAATCCGAGCAGCCCGAAGTGGCACGGTACTTCTCTGATCGACGCCGGCCGAAGGAGGCCTGA
- a CDS encoding MlaE family ABC transporter permease: protein MKAKVRFQRNQLTCEGDWRLASLGVVETEMPPPPSAAGTLTLDARGLDQLDLAGARILRRWVEAAEAKGASVALQFSPSHQRLFELAEAVQTASEQQAAPDNPLARLGRLSEQHARELLDSLAFIGETAQALLPRLLRPWRLRGRRFMSELEQAGVNALPIVGLLSFLVGIVIAYQLTTSLEEYGATAVLPELLSSTILRELGPLVVAIVVAGRTASAYAAQLGTMKINEEIDALKTLGISPFDMMVLPKLLALVVAVPLLTVLANLTGMLGGVVVNWLAYDLSLMDFLRRLPEGMGHRHLWLGLIKAPVFAVVIAIIGCRQGLRVERGAEGVGRATTTAVVQAIFAVIVINAFFSILFNILGL, encoded by the coding sequence ATGAAGGCGAAGGTCCGTTTTCAGCGGAATCAGCTCACCTGCGAGGGTGATTGGCGACTGGCGTCACTGGGGGTGGTGGAGACGGAGATGCCCCCGCCGCCATCGGCGGCCGGCACGTTGACCCTGGATGCCCGTGGCCTGGACCAGCTGGATCTGGCCGGTGCCCGCATCCTGCGCCGCTGGGTGGAGGCCGCCGAAGCCAAAGGCGCCTCGGTTGCCCTGCAATTCTCCCCCTCCCATCAACGCCTGTTTGAGTTGGCCGAGGCGGTCCAGACCGCCTCCGAGCAGCAGGCGGCCCCGGATAATCCTCTGGCCCGCCTGGGTCGGCTCAGTGAACAGCATGCTCGGGAATTGCTCGACTCTCTGGCCTTTATCGGCGAGACCGCCCAGGCCTTGCTGCCCCGTCTGCTCCGGCCCTGGCGTCTTCGGGGGCGGCGATTCATGTCGGAATTGGAACAGGCCGGGGTCAATGCTTTGCCCATCGTGGGGTTGTTGAGCTTTCTGGTGGGGATTGTGATTGCCTACCAGCTCACCACCAGCCTGGAGGAGTATGGGGCCACGGCGGTATTGCCGGAGCTGTTGAGCAGTACCATCTTGCGGGAGCTGGGGCCCCTGGTGGTGGCCATTGTGGTGGCTGGGCGAACCGCCTCGGCCTATGCCGCCCAGTTGGGCACCATGAAGATTAATGAAGAGATTGATGCCTTGAAAACCCTGGGCATCAGTCCTTTCGACATGATGGTGCTGCCCAAGCTGCTGGCGCTGGTAGTGGCGGTTCCCCTGCTTACCGTGCTGGCCAATCTCACCGGCATGCTGGGCGGCGTGGTGGTGAACTGGCTGGCCTATGATCTGTCGCTGATGGATTTCCTGCGTCGTCTGCCCGAGGGGATGGGGCATCGCCATCTCTGGCTGGGCCTGATCAAGGCGCCGGTGTTTGCCGTGGTGATTGCCATTATCGGCTGCCGCCAGGGGCTCCGGGTGGAGCGGGGCGCCGAAGGAGTGGGGCGGGCCACCACCACTGCCGTGGTACAGGCCATCTTTGCGGTGATCGTGATCAATGCCTTCTTTTCCATCCTGTTCAATATACTGGGGCTGTAA